One Corynebacterium yudongzhengii DNA window includes the following coding sequences:
- a CDS encoding Lhr family helicase: MTEQILDRFRPQVAGWFRDVFTQPTEVQARSWQAISNGENALVVAPTGSGKTLAAFLWSLNSLVERAGQQALPVGSPSDGSGPGRSGGGVKVLYISPLKALGVDVENNLRAPLTGIARTAQRLGLDLPDVTVAVRSGDTSASERARQLRRPPDILITTPESAYLILTSKAAGILEDVDTVIVDEIHALAGTKRGVHLSLTLERLAKVAGEFQRIGLSATVRPLDTVAKFLGGDRPVEIIAPPAQKRWDLAVRVPVEDMADLPVPEQGSTIGEAVIGDPLGLAEPLEQDPAEGPSRTDTAESALPQQSSIWPFIEADLYDDVMAHSSTLIFVNSRRTAERLTSRLNEIWAQQNDPEALSAPLRRDPAQLMKSIDVAGKADAVIARAHHGSVSKDERAETERLLKEGALKAVVATSSLELGIDMGAIDLVVQVEAPPSVASGLQRVGRAGHEVGAVSHGIMYPKHRSDLVQSAVVVERMRAGAIEELKVPQNPLDVLVQQVVATVAAGDITADDLFDLARRAYAYRDLPREVFDSVIDLASGVYPSTDFSDLKPRVVYDRTTGLLSARPGAQRVAVTNAGTIPDRGMFGVFLVGSTEEGAGSGSPRRVGELDEEMVYESRVGDVFTLGASSWRIEHITRDQVQVTPAPGHTGRLPFWSGDGPGRPYELGKELGAFRRAAHAGTANTNDLDEKARTNLRQFLDEQAEATGVLPDEKTLVLERFRDELGDWRVVLHTPFGKGVNAAWALAVGHRVNETTGMDAQAVAGDDGIVIRLPEADREPDASLFVFDADDIEQIVTEQVGGSALFASRFRECAARALLLPRRNPGKRAPLWQQRQRAEQLLDVAKHYPSFPIILETVRECLRDVYDLPALTEVMQELSLRRIRVAEVTTDTPSPFASSLLFNYTGAFMYEGDTPAAEKRAAALALDPALLAKLLGTVELRDLLDPGIIAEVHDQLQWRHRARNPEEVADLLRIVGPVEAARIGEHTAFETTAAELLKILDGRIMSVRIGGRDHLAQVPDAPLLRDGLGVPVPPGVPAQTATITDALEQLISRWARTRGPFVLRELADAFGLGAGAAHTALRPLLDAGKIVEGRYRQGIDEPEYLASEVLKVIRSRSLAAARSQTRPVSQSAFARFLTGWQQVAAVDTRAELAGADGTFQAIEQLAGLRLPASAWETLILPARVGNYSPAHLDELTASGEVLVVGAGQAGSRDPWIMLLPADMAPFLLDTPEEPTLSMTQHAILERLSGGGAFPFPDLSRDLAATTDEVREALWGLIDAGLVALDSFAPVRARLAGGSSSGGRTAHRARRRPARSRVRMGRAGIPRQQIPPDMVGRFSLVDTPADDATERSLTRGESWLERYGVVTRGSVVAENVPGGFALAYKVLSEFEAAGKALRGYLIDGLGAAQFSTPAIIDRLRSYSDSPEVSGWPSGSQDPAVYVLAATDPANPYGASLAWPEKGPSRAAGALVVLIDGLLAAHLTRGGKTLRTFFDGLPDGLPVERDGLLAMVIAALQAAVAKNALSALVIEKIDGEAVLQSAKLDVMRRAGATITPRGVRISAKSAAPRVSRRGRSVSETIEKLADAEASRGLSFDD; the protein is encoded by the coding sequence ATGACCGAACAGATCCTGGACCGCTTCCGCCCGCAGGTGGCCGGCTGGTTCCGGGACGTCTTCACCCAACCCACCGAGGTGCAGGCCCGTTCTTGGCAGGCGATCTCGAATGGCGAGAACGCTCTGGTGGTCGCGCCGACCGGCTCGGGCAAAACGCTCGCGGCGTTTTTGTGGTCGCTGAACTCGCTGGTCGAACGCGCCGGCCAGCAGGCGCTGCCGGTAGGCAGCCCGAGCGACGGCTCGGGCCCCGGTCGCAGTGGAGGTGGGGTCAAGGTGCTCTACATCTCGCCGTTGAAGGCTTTGGGTGTCGACGTCGAAAACAACCTGCGCGCCCCCTTGACCGGAATCGCGCGCACCGCGCAGCGGCTCGGCCTGGATCTGCCGGATGTGACGGTGGCGGTGCGTTCGGGGGATACGTCGGCGTCGGAACGCGCCCGCCAGCTGCGCCGCCCGCCGGATATCCTCATCACCACCCCGGAGTCGGCCTACCTGATTCTCACCTCGAAGGCGGCCGGCATCTTAGAGGACGTCGATACCGTGATCGTCGACGAGATCCATGCCCTAGCCGGCACGAAGCGCGGGGTGCATCTGTCTTTGACGCTGGAGCGCCTGGCGAAGGTCGCCGGCGAGTTCCAGCGCATCGGGCTCTCGGCCACCGTGCGCCCGCTGGATACCGTGGCGAAGTTCTTAGGCGGGGACCGGCCCGTCGAGATCATCGCCCCGCCGGCGCAGAAGCGCTGGGACCTCGCGGTGCGCGTGCCGGTCGAGGACATGGCGGATTTGCCGGTACCCGAGCAGGGCTCGACGATCGGCGAGGCGGTCATCGGCGACCCGCTCGGCCTCGCCGAGCCACTCGAGCAGGACCCTGCCGAAGGGCCCAGCAGAACCGATACCGCCGAGTCCGCGCTGCCACAGCAGTCGTCGATCTGGCCGTTTATCGAGGCCGACCTCTACGACGACGTCATGGCGCACAGCTCGACGCTCATCTTCGTCAACTCCCGGCGCACCGCCGAGCGCCTGACCAGCCGGCTCAACGAGATTTGGGCGCAGCAGAACGATCCGGAGGCGCTGTCGGCGCCGCTGCGTCGCGACCCGGCGCAGCTGATGAAGTCCATCGATGTCGCCGGCAAGGCCGACGCGGTCATCGCCCGGGCGCATCACGGGTCGGTGTCGAAGGATGAGCGCGCCGAGACCGAGCGCCTGCTCAAAGAGGGCGCGCTGAAGGCCGTGGTGGCCACGAGCTCGCTGGAACTCGGCATCGACATGGGCGCGATCGATCTGGTGGTCCAGGTCGAGGCGCCGCCGTCGGTGGCCTCCGGACTGCAGCGCGTCGGGCGCGCCGGGCACGAGGTCGGCGCCGTATCGCACGGGATCATGTACCCGAAGCACCGCTCGGATCTGGTGCAGTCGGCGGTCGTCGTCGAGCGCATGCGCGCCGGCGCGATCGAGGAGCTCAAGGTCCCGCAGAACCCGCTCGACGTGTTGGTGCAGCAGGTCGTCGCCACGGTGGCGGCCGGAGATATCACCGCTGACGACCTTTTTGATCTCGCCCGCCGCGCCTACGCCTATCGCGACCTGCCGCGCGAGGTCTTCGACTCCGTGATCGACTTAGCCAGCGGTGTCTACCCCTCGACGGACTTCTCCGATCTGAAACCCCGCGTCGTCTACGACCGCACCACGGGGTTGCTCAGCGCTCGGCCCGGTGCGCAGCGCGTCGCGGTGACTAACGCCGGCACGATTCCCGATCGCGGCATGTTCGGCGTCTTCCTCGTCGGCTCGACGGAGGAGGGCGCTGGGTCCGGCTCACCGCGCCGGGTGGGCGAGCTCGACGAGGAGATGGTCTATGAATCCCGAGTCGGCGACGTGTTCACCCTGGGCGCATCCAGCTGGCGCATCGAGCACATCACCCGCGACCAGGTCCAGGTCACCCCCGCCCCCGGTCACACCGGCCGCCTGCCGTTTTGGAGCGGCGACGGCCCGGGCAGGCCCTATGAGCTCGGCAAGGAGCTCGGCGCTTTTCGACGAGCCGCCCACGCCGGCACCGCCAACACCAACGATCTCGACGAGAAGGCCCGCACCAACCTTAGGCAGTTCTTGGATGAGCAAGCTGAGGCGACCGGGGTGCTGCCGGACGAGAAGACCCTCGTGCTTGAGCGCTTCCGCGACGAGCTCGGCGACTGGCGCGTCGTGTTGCACACCCCGTTCGGCAAAGGTGTCAACGCAGCGTGGGCGCTCGCCGTCGGCCACCGCGTCAACGAGACCACCGGCATGGACGCCCAGGCCGTCGCCGGCGATGACGGCATCGTCATCCGCCTCCCCGAGGCCGACCGGGAGCCGGATGCCTCGCTTTTTGTGTTCGACGCCGACGACATCGAGCAGATCGTCACCGAGCAAGTCGGCGGATCTGCGCTGTTCGCCTCCCGTTTCCGGGAGTGCGCGGCCCGCGCGCTGCTGTTGCCCCGGCGCAATCCCGGCAAACGTGCCCCGCTGTGGCAGCAGCGCCAGCGGGCGGAGCAGCTACTCGACGTCGCCAAGCACTACCCCAGCTTCCCGATCATCTTAGAAACCGTTCGCGAGTGCCTGCGCGATGTCTACGACCTGCCGGCGCTGACCGAGGTCATGCAGGAACTCAGCCTGCGGCGCATCCGCGTCGCCGAGGTCACCACCGACACCCCGAGCCCTTTCGCCTCGTCGCTGCTGTTCAACTACACCGGCGCGTTCATGTACGAAGGCGATACCCCCGCCGCGGAGAAGCGTGCCGCGGCGCTGGCGCTGGATCCGGCGTTGCTCGCGAAGCTGCTCGGCACCGTGGAACTGCGCGACCTGCTCGATCCCGGCATCATCGCCGAAGTCCACGACCAGCTGCAGTGGCGCCACCGAGCGCGCAACCCGGAGGAGGTCGCGGACCTTTTGCGTATCGTCGGCCCCGTCGAGGCCGCGAGGATTGGCGAACACACCGCCTTCGAGACCACGGCCGCAGAGCTCCTTAAGATCCTCGACGGCCGCATCATGAGCGTGCGCATTGGCGGGCGTGACCACCTCGCCCAGGTTCCCGACGCGCCGCTTCTGCGCGACGGCCTCGGCGTGCCCGTCCCGCCGGGCGTGCCGGCGCAGACCGCCACGATCACCGACGCCCTCGAGCAGCTCATCAGCCGCTGGGCGCGCACCCGCGGGCCTTTCGTGCTGCGCGAGCTCGCCGACGCCTTCGGTCTCGGCGCCGGCGCCGCCCACACCGCGCTGCGCCCGCTTCTCGACGCCGGCAAAATCGTCGAAGGCCGCTACCGCCAGGGCATCGACGAGCCCGAATACCTCGCCAGCGAGGTGCTCAAGGTCATCCGCTCGCGCTCGCTGGCGGCGGCGCGCTCGCAGACGCGGCCCGTGAGCCAGTCCGCGTTCGCCCGTTTCCTCACAGGGTGGCAGCAGGTGGCGGCCGTCGATACGCGTGCCGAACTCGCCGGCGCCGACGGCACCTTCCAAGCCATCGAACAACTCGCCGGGCTGCGCCTGCCGGCCAGCGCGTGGGAGACGCTGATCCTGCCGGCGCGCGTGGGCAATTACTCGCCCGCGCATCTCGACGAACTCACCGCCTCCGGCGAAGTCCTCGTCGTCGGTGCCGGCCAGGCCGGCAGCCGCGACCCCTGGATTATGCTGCTGCCCGCCGACATGGCGCCTTTCCTGCTGGATACCCCCGAAGAACCGACGCTGTCGATGACCCAGCACGCCATCCTCGAGCGCCTCAGCGGGGGAGGGGCGTTTCCCTTCCCGGACTTAAGCCGCGATCTCGCCGCCACCACCGACGAGGTGCGCGAAGCGCTTTGGGGGCTTATCGACGCCGGCCTCGTCGCCCTCGACAGCTTCGCCCCGGTGCGCGCCCGGCTCGCGGGCGGGAGTTCTAGCGGTGGGCGCACGGCGCATCGGGCGCGGCGCCGGCCGGCGCGCTCGCGGGTGCGCATGGGCCGCGCCGGGATCCCGCGCCAGCAGATCCCGCCGGATATGGTGGGCAGGTTCTCGCTGGTCGATACGCCTGCCGACGACGCCACCGAGCGCTCCCTCACCCGCGGCGAAAGCTGGCTCGAGCGCTACGGCGTGGTCACCCGCGGCTCCGTCGTCGCCGAGAACGTCCCCGGCGGCTTCGCCCTCGCCTACAAGGTGCTCAGCGAATTCGAGGCCGCCGGCAAGGCCCTGCGCGGCTACCTGATCGACGGTCTGGGCGCAGCGCAGTTTTCGACCCCCGCCATCATCGACAGGCTGCGCAGCTACTCCGACAGCCCGGAGGTGAGCGGGTGGCCGTCGGGAAGCCAGGACCCGGCCGTCTACGTCCTCGCCGCCACCGACCCCGCCAACCCCTATGGCGCCAGCCTGGCCTGGCCGGAGAAGGGGCCGAGCCGGGCGGCCGGCGCGCTGGTCGTGCTTATCGACGGACTCCTCGCCGCCCACCTCACCCGCGGCGGCAAGACACTGCGCACATTCTTCGACGGTCTGCCGGACGGCCTCCCCGTTGAGCGCGACGGGCTGCTGGCGATGGTGATCGCCGCCCTGCAGGCGGCGGTGGCGAAGAATGCGTTGTCGGCGCTGGTCATCGAGAAGATCGACGGTGAGGCGGTGCTGCAGTCCGCGAAGCTCGACGTCATGCGCCGCGCCGGCGCCACCATCACCCCGCGCGGGGTGCGGATCTCCGCGAAGTCCGCGGCTCCGCGGGTAAGCCGGCGCGGGCGAAGCGTCTCGGAGACTATCGAAAAGCTGGCGGATGCGGAGGCTTCGCGGGGCTTGAGCTTCGACGATTAG
- a CDS encoding 3'(2'),5'-bisphosphate nucleotidase CysQ produces MTAQYSDSRLTDLLAQGTGEILKGVRGVGLLRGRDLGEAGDDLAQNWIARVLAQHRPDDGFLSEEAADNPERLSKDRVWIIDPLDGTKEFATGRQDWAVHIALVENGRPTHAAVGLPDLGVVFSSSDARHVEGPFARKIIASRNRPPKVANHIAEKLGFTSEGFGSAGAKAMHVLLGDHDAYIHAGGQYEWDQAAPVGVALASGLHASRLNGEELRYNNRDTYIPDLLICRPELADDILSLASDYLDEHGSFLK; encoded by the coding sequence ATGACCGCCCAGTACTCCGATTCCAGGCTGACCGACCTGCTCGCACAGGGCACCGGCGAGATTCTTAAGGGTGTCCGCGGGGTGGGCTTGCTCCGCGGCCGTGACCTCGGCGAGGCCGGCGATGACCTCGCCCAGAACTGGATCGCCCGCGTGCTCGCCCAGCACCGTCCCGACGATGGCTTCTTGTCCGAAGAGGCCGCCGATAACCCGGAGCGTTTGTCCAAGGACCGGGTCTGGATCATCGACCCGCTCGACGGCACGAAGGAGTTCGCCACCGGCCGCCAGGACTGGGCGGTGCACATCGCGCTCGTCGAAAACGGCCGGCCCACCCACGCCGCGGTGGGGCTGCCGGATCTAGGTGTGGTGTTCTCCTCCTCGGACGCCCGCCACGTCGAGGGGCCCTTCGCCCGCAAGATCATCGCCTCGCGTAACCGCCCGCCGAAGGTGGCCAACCACATCGCCGAGAAACTGGGCTTTACCTCCGAAGGTTTCGGCTCCGCGGGCGCGAAGGCCATGCACGTACTCTTGGGCGATCATGACGCCTACATCCACGCCGGCGGCCAGTACGAGTGGGACCAGGCGGCGCCGGTGGGCGTGGCGCTGGCCTCGGGCCTGCACGCCTCCCGCCTCAACGGCGAGGAGCTGCGCTACAACAACCGCGACACCTACATCCCGGACCTGCTCATCTGCCGCCCCGAACTCGCCGACGACATCCTCTCCCTCGCCTCCGACTACTTGGATGAGCACGGGTCGTTTCTGAAGTAG
- a CDS encoding thymidylate synthase: MSDTLSPYEDLLRDVYTNGAQKGDRTGTGTRSVFGRQIRYDLSSAFPLLTTKKVYFHAVVGELLWFLSGSSNVQWLQDNRIRIWNEWADDDGELGPIYGVQWRSWPTPDGEHIDQITRAVETLKTNPDSRRNLVSAWNVSELDEMALLPCHLLFQLYVVDGRLSLQVYQRSADMFLGVPFNIASYALLTHMFAQQADLEVGELIWTGGDCHIYDNHLEQVREQLSREVRPYPQLKLNKAASILDYTFDDISVEGYDPHPTIKAQVSV, encoded by the coding sequence ATGAGCGATACCCTTTCCCCCTACGAGGACCTGCTGCGTGACGTCTACACCAACGGCGCACAGAAGGGCGACCGCACCGGCACTGGCACCCGCAGCGTCTTCGGCCGCCAGATCCGCTACGACCTCTCCTCGGCCTTTCCCCTGCTGACCACGAAGAAGGTCTACTTCCACGCTGTGGTCGGCGAGCTTTTGTGGTTTTTATCCGGCTCGTCGAACGTACAGTGGCTGCAGGACAACCGCATCCGCATCTGGAACGAGTGGGCTGATGACGATGGTGAGCTCGGCCCCATCTACGGCGTGCAGTGGCGTTCCTGGCCGACCCCGGATGGCGAGCACATTGACCAGATCACCCGCGCGGTGGAGACTTTGAAGACGAACCCGGATTCGCGTCGGAACCTGGTCTCGGCGTGGAACGTCTCGGAACTCGACGAGATGGCGCTTTTGCCCTGCCACCTGCTGTTCCAGCTCTACGTCGTCGACGGCCGTCTCAGCCTGCAGGTCTATCAGCGCTCGGCGGACATGTTCTTGGGCGTGCCTTTCAACATCGCCTCCTATGCGCTTCTGACGCACATGTTCGCCCAGCAGGCCGACCTCGAGGTCGGTGAGCTGATCTGGACCGGCGGTGACTGCCACATCTACGACAACCACCTCGAGCAGGTCCGCGAGCAGCTTTCCCGCGAGGTGCGCCCGTATCCGCAGCTGAAGCTCAACAAGGCGGCCTCGATTCTGGATTACACCTTCGACGACATTTCGGTCGAAGGCTATGACCCGCACCCGACGATCAAGGCGCAGGTGTCGGTCTAG
- a CDS encoding dihydrofolate reductase produces MLGAIWVQSADGVIGDGTGMPWHIPEDLAHFKTTTLDHPVIMGRHTWFSLSERFRPLPGRQNLIVSSRAPGEWSAGAEVISLSEVADYSGWIMGGGQLYAATLDLVDRLEVTVIEAELAGLIDDPVYAPAIPAEFERTEVAGPLSSAKGSVEGIAGEVTYRFETYLRKDD; encoded by the coding sequence GTGCTGGGGGCTATCTGGGTGCAGTCCGCCGACGGGGTGATTGGCGACGGCACCGGGATGCCCTGGCACATCCCGGAAGATCTCGCGCATTTCAAAACGACCACCCTCGATCATCCCGTGATCATGGGGCGCCACACCTGGTTTTCTCTATCGGAGCGCTTCCGTCCGCTGCCCGGCCGGCAAAATCTCATTGTGAGTTCACGCGCTCCCGGCGAGTGGTCCGCGGGTGCCGAAGTGATCAGCCTGTCCGAGGTCGCCGACTACTCCGGTTGGATCATGGGCGGCGGCCAGCTCTACGCGGCGACGCTGGATCTGGTGGATCGCCTGGAGGTCACCGTCATCGAAGCTGAGTTGGCGGGGCTTATCGACGATCCCGTCTACGCCCCAGCCATCCCCGCAGAATTTGAGCGCACCGAGGTGGCGGGACCGCTGAGCTCCGCGAAAGGTAGTGTGGAAGGGATCGCCGGAGAAGTAACGTATCGCTTCGAGACCTACCTAAGGAAGGACGATTAA
- a CDS encoding mycoredoxin, with amino-acid sequence MSHVTIYATSWCPHCANLKKRLDRTEHAYDVIDVEENPEAAEWVESVNDGNRVVPTVKYSDGTYATNPAASAVRRKIAELEEA; translated from the coding sequence ATGTCCCACGTGACCATTTACGCCACCAGCTGGTGCCCGCACTGCGCGAACCTGAAGAAGCGCCTCGACCGCACCGAGCACGCCTACGACGTCATCGACGTCGAGGAAAACCCCGAGGCCGCCGAGTGGGTCGAGTCGGTCAACGACGGCAACCGCGTGGTGCCCACCGTCAAGTACTCCGACGGCACCTACGCCACGAACCCGGCAGCCTCCGCGGTGCGCCGCAAGATCGCCGAGCTCGAAGAGGCTTAA
- a CDS encoding IS5 family transposase, whose product MSRFQLLTDAQWEMVADLLPRRTGRKVRPFSDPRQMLEGILYRLRVGIPWRDLPDCFGSWQTVYTWHNRMARDGTWNVILERMIAQADAEGLIDWSVSVDSTINRAHQHATNITRVTGGFVELQQPPGRAA is encoded by the coding sequence GTGTCGCGTTTCCAATTGTTGACTGATGCCCAGTGGGAGATGGTCGCCGACCTCCTACCTCGTCGTACGGGCAGAAAAGTCCGACCCTTCTCCGATCCCCGGCAGATGCTCGAAGGCATCCTCTACCGCCTGCGGGTGGGCATCCCCTGGCGGGATCTGCCGGACTGTTTCGGTTCCTGGCAGACGGTCTACACCTGGCACAACCGGATGGCCAGAGACGGCACCTGGAATGTCATCCTCGAGCGTATGATCGCCCAGGCTGACGCCGAAGGCCTAATCGACTGGTCGGTGTCGGTGGATTCCACGATCAACCGGGCGCACCAGCACGCCACCAACATCACGCGGGTCACAGGGGGCTTCGTCGAATTACAACAACCCCCTGGCCGAGCCGCCTGA
- a CDS encoding IS5 family transposase translates to MAEPPDHAVGRSRGGLSTKIHALVDGHGLPLTIILTAGQRGDCPVLIPLLERLRVPRTVGRPRTQPDELRADKAYSSRAVRRYLREHRITATIPEKKNVIAARRRKGSKGGRPPSFDAESYKGRNVVERFFGNLKQWRGLAARFDKLALVYRAGVMAVAVMMWLRKLSDTL, encoded by the coding sequence CTGGCCGAGCCGCCTGATCACGCGGTCGGCCGATCCCGGGGTGGGTTGTCCACCAAGATCCACGCCCTGGTCGACGGTCACGGGCTACCCCTGACCATCATCCTGACCGCAGGTCAGCGCGGTGACTGCCCGGTATTGATCCCATTGCTGGAACGCCTGCGGGTGCCCAGGACAGTGGGCCGCCCGCGCACCCAGCCCGATGAACTCCGGGCGGATAAGGCCTACTCGTCGCGGGCTGTACGCAGATACCTGCGCGAACACAGAATCACGGCAACCATCCCGGAGAAGAAGAACGTCATCGCGGCCCGCAGGCGGAAAGGCTCGAAGGGTGGGCGGCCGCCCTCCTTCGACGCCGAGTCCTACAAGGGCCGTAACGTGGTGGAACGGTTCTTCGGCAACCTCAAACAGTGGCGAGGCCTGGCCGCCAGGTTCGACAAACTCGCACTCGTCTACCGGGCGGGCGTGATGGCCGTCGCGGTCATGATGTGGCTGCGGAAATTGTCAGACACGCTCTAG
- a CDS encoding DUF1906 domain-containing protein codes for MQQRSQPAVSIDKQFLSRRRLLKAAAIAVAAGAVTTRVQPQAYAQNRALGTVIDYAAGVPSAAAVKRAGHMGAVRYVSRPRPGAESWMLGKPVTLKETRDFAEHGLSVASVYQYGKADSADWHGGAAAAATHAPQAISLHEAAGGPKGVPIYVAIDDNPTRAQYDQQIRPYLQAFRERLAAADLRLGIYGNYSTINWAIQDGIGAYYWQHNWGSNGRLHPQVHLHQERIDKDQVDGVGVDINRVYQADWGQWQPGKRTNTQPAAPAPSQPNAPSQPNTPSQPSNPSNSSSIPSVTINGSSISSEQIQRGLDIASQLSSRLN; via the coding sequence ATGCAGCAAAGGAGTCAGCCCGCCGTGAGCATCGATAAGCAGTTTCTCTCCCGCCGGCGCCTGTTGAAAGCCGCCGCGATTGCGGTCGCCGCAGGTGCTGTGACCACCCGCGTGCAGCCTCAGGCTTATGCGCAAAACCGGGCGTTGGGGACCGTGATCGATTACGCGGCGGGCGTGCCCTCGGCGGCCGCAGTGAAGCGGGCCGGGCATATGGGCGCGGTGCGCTACGTTTCTCGGCCGCGGCCGGGGGCGGAGTCGTGGATGCTCGGCAAGCCGGTCACCTTAAAGGAAACGCGCGACTTCGCCGAGCACGGCCTGTCGGTCGCCAGCGTCTACCAGTACGGCAAGGCCGATAGCGCCGACTGGCATGGCGGCGCGGCGGCAGCGGCCACCCACGCCCCGCAGGCGATTTCCCTGCACGAAGCCGCTGGCGGGCCGAAGGGCGTGCCGATCTACGTCGCCATCGACGACAACCCCACCCGCGCACAGTACGACCAGCAGATCCGCCCCTACCTGCAGGCCTTCCGCGAGCGGCTCGCCGCGGCCGATCTCCGCCTCGGCATCTACGGCAACTACAGCACCATCAACTGGGCGATCCAGGACGGTATCGGCGCGTACTACTGGCAGCACAACTGGGGCTCCAACGGGCGCCTGCACCCGCAGGTACACCTCCACCAGGAGCGCATCGACAAAGACCAGGTGGACGGCGTGGGCGTCGATATCAACCGCGTCTACCAGGCCGATTGGGGACAGTGGCAGCCCGGCAAGCGCACGAATACTCAGCCGGCAGCACCCGCCCCAAGCCAGCCGAACGCCCCAAGCCAGCCGAACACGCCAAGCCAGCCCAGCAACCCGAGCAACTCTAGTTCGATTCCGAGTGTGACGATTAACGGCTCGTCGATAAGCAGCGAGCAGATCCAGCGTGGCCTGGACATCGCCAGCCAGCTGTCCAGCCGGCTGAACTAG
- a CDS encoding solute symporter family protein, whose product MNDPMILAQSLDAGNPILNISVFIAFIVVTMYFVTRAGKTTKEAGDFYTGGGQFSGTQNGLAIAGDYLSAASFLGIVGAIALNGYDGFLYSIGFFVAWLAALLLVAEPMRNVGRFTMADVLSFRLKQKPVRVAASITTLFVSLFYLIAQMAGAGSLVSVLLDIHDFFWQALVVGVVGIIMVLYVIIGGMKGTTYVQMIKAVLLVAGIVVMTALVFVAVRGGMGELLERAVGMHADSEYLSEQGYAAGELLEPGLQYGGTLVDDLAFISLGMSLVLGVCGLPHVLMRFYTVPTAQAARKSVTWAIILIGSFYLMTLVLGYGAAALVGPDAIQDAPGGANAAAPLLALELAGPIFMAVIAAVAFATVLAVVAGLAIAASASVAHDIYHAVIRNGESTEAEQVRVSRITVVVIGVAAIILGILAMEQNVAFLVSLAFAIAASANVPTILYSLYWKRFNTTGAVASMYTGLISALVLIFFSPSVSGSPTAMIPDADWAWFPMTSPGIVSIPLGFLAGIVGTYLGKPDNLRALQAEMEVRSMTGVGVEAPVDH is encoded by the coding sequence ATGAATGATCCGATGATCCTCGCGCAGAGCCTGGATGCGGGTAACCCCATCCTGAACATTTCCGTCTTCATTGCCTTCATCGTGGTGACGATGTACTTCGTCACCCGCGCGGGCAAGACGACGAAGGAGGCCGGTGACTTCTACACCGGTGGTGGTCAGTTCTCCGGTACCCAAAATGGTCTGGCCATCGCCGGTGACTACCTCTCGGCGGCCTCGTTTCTGGGTATCGTCGGCGCGATCGCGCTGAACGGTTATGACGGCTTCTTGTACTCGATCGGCTTCTTCGTCGCCTGGCTGGCCGCCCTGTTGCTGGTCGCCGAGCCGATGCGTAACGTCGGCCGCTTCACCATGGCGGACGTGCTGTCTTTCCGCCTGAAGCAGAAGCCGGTGCGCGTGGCGGCGTCGATTACCACGCTGTTCGTCTCCCTGTTCTACCTCATCGCCCAGATGGCCGGCGCCGGTTCGCTGGTCTCCGTCCTGCTGGATATTCACGACTTCTTCTGGCAGGCCCTCGTCGTCGGCGTGGTCGGCATCATCATGGTGCTCTACGTCATCATCGGCGGTATGAAGGGCACCACCTATGTCCAGATGATCAAGGCCGTCCTGCTCGTCGCCGGCATCGTCGTCATGACCGCGCTCGTGTTCGTCGCCGTGCGTGGCGGCATGGGCGAGCTGCTGGAACGCGCCGTCGGCATGCACGCCGACTCCGAGTACCTCAGCGAGCAGGGCTACGCGGCGGGCGAGCTGCTGGAGCCGGGCCTGCAGTACGGCGGCACGCTTGTCGACGACCTCGCTTTCATCTCCCTCGGCATGTCCCTGGTGTTGGGCGTGTGTGGCCTTCCGCACGTGCTCATGCGCTTCTACACCGTGCCGACCGCCCAAGCCGCCCGTAAGTCCGTGACCTGGGCGATTATCCTGATCGGTTCCTTCTACCTGATGACCCTGGTCCTCGGCTACGGCGCCGCCGCCCTCGTCGGGCCGGATGCCATCCAGGACGCGCCGGGCGGCGCCAACGCGGCGGCGCCGCTGCTGGCCCTCGAGCTCGCCGGCCCGATCTTCATGGCCGTGATCGCCGCCGTCGCGTTCGCCACCGTGCTCGCCGTCGTCGCTGGCCTGGCCATCGCGGCCTCCGCCTCTGTGGCACACGACATCTACCACGCTGTGATCCGCAACGGCGAGTCCACCGAGGCCGAGCAGGTCCGCGTCTCGCGCATCACGGTCGTGGTCATCGGTGTGGCAGCCATCATCCTGGGCATCCTCGCGATGGAGCAGAACGTCGCCTTCCTGGTGTCGCTGGCCTTCGCCATCGCCGCGAGTGCCAACGTCCCGACGATCCTGTACTCCCTGTACTGGAAGCGCTTCAACACCACCGGTGCGGTGGCCTCCATGTACACGGGCCTGATCTCGGCGCTGGTGCTGATCTTCTTCTCCCCGTCGGTCTCCGGTTCGCCGACCGCCATGATCCCGGATGCCGACTGGGCGTGGTTCCCGATGACCAGCCCGGGCATCGTCTCGATCCCGCTGGGCTTCTTGGCTGGTATCGTCGGCACCTACCTGGGCAAGCCCGACAACCTGCGCGCCCTGCAGGCCGAGATGGAGGTTCGCTCCATGACCGGCGTCGGCGTGGAGGCGCCCGTCGACCACTAA